The following nucleotide sequence is from Longimicrobium sp..
GCCATGTTGTGGCTCACGAACAGGATGGTGCGGCCCTCCTGGGCCACCGAGCCCAGCTTGCCCAGGCATTTCTTCTGGAAGGCCGCGTCGCCCACCGCCAGCACCTCGTCGACGATCAGGATGTCGGGCTCCAGGTGCGCCGCCACGGCGAAGGCCAGCCGCAGGTACATGCCGCTGGAATACCGCTTCACGGGGGTGTCGATGAACTGCTCGACCCCGGAGAACTCCACGATCTCGTCGAAGCGGCGGTCGATGAAGGCCCGGTCCATCCCCAGGATGGAGCCGTTCAGGTACACGTTGTCGCGGCCGGTGAGCTCCGGATGGAACCCGGTGCCCACTTCGAGCAGCGATCCCACCCGGCCGCGCACCTCCGCGCGGCCGCGGGTGGGCGAGGTGATGCGCGACAGGATCTTGAGCAGCGTGCTCTTGCCCGCCCCGTTGCGCCCCACGATTCCCAGCACCTCGCCCTGCTTCAGCTCGAACGAGATGTCCTCGAGCGCCCACACGTCGGCGCCGCCCCCACCCGCGCCCCCTCCCAGCGACCGCAGCCGCCGCAGGGGCGCGCCCGCGGCCCCGGCAAGGGCCTCGCGGAAGGTGCCGTACCGGGTGGCGGCCGTTCCGATGGTAAAGCGCTTGGCGAGGCCTTCGGCCCG
It contains:
- a CDS encoding ABC transporter ATP-binding protein, coding for MSTIAIRAEGLAKRFTIGTAATRYGTFREALAGAAGAPLRRLRSLGGGAGGGGADVWALEDISFELKQGEVLGIVGRNGAGKSTLLKILSRITSPTRGRAEVRGRVGSLLEVGTGFHPELTGRDNVYLNGSILGMDRAFIDRRFDEIVEFSGVEQFIDTPVKRYSSGMYLRLAFAVAAHLEPDILIVDEVLAVGDAAFQKKCLGKLGSVAQEGRTILFVSHNMAAVRALCGTALLIEGGRVAVEGDVETVVSRYLAESGASDAEVVWGGDDAPGTDEIRLRRASVTAAGGEPAALLDCAEPFTVNVEYEVLKPIAGLRVGIMLRNDEGVVMCGSNDPD